The following coding sequences are from one Streptomyces angustmyceticus window:
- the metE gene encoding 5-methyltetrahydropteroyltriglutamate--homocysteine S-methyltransferase — MTSTSAAAAARATVHGYPRQGPNRELKKAIEGYWQGGVGADALRATAAELRRDTWRQLVGAGVHEVPTGDFSYYDHVLDTSVMVGAVPARHRDAVAADPLDGYFAMARGTQDVAPLEMTKWFDTNYHYLVPELGPDTVFAADSAQQVGELAEALALGAAARPVLVGPVTYLLLAKPAPGVAAGFDPLTLLDRLLPVYAEVLADLRAAGADWVQLDEPALVQDRSPAVLNAAARAYRDLGTLPDRPRLLVASYFDRLGEALPVLAKAPVEGLALDFTGAAAGNLGDLAAVGGLPGKRLVAGVVDGRNVWINDHEKSLATLGTLLGLADRVDVASSCSLLHVPLDAAAERDIDPQIARWLAFARQKTAEIVTLARGLAQGTGAIAAELVANRADLASRAGSALTHDPAVRARAAAVTDADGRRSQPYAERAAAQRAHLGLPLLPTTTIGSFPQTAELRTARADLRAGRIDAAGYEERIAAEIREVLAFQEKAGIDVLVHGEPERNDMVQYFAERLTGYLATRHGWVQSYGTRYVRPPVLAGDVSRPEPMTVRWTTYAQSLTDRPVKGMLTGPVTMLAWSFVRDDQPRAETARQVALALRDEVDDLEAAGSSVIQVDEPALRETLPLRTAARAAYLAWATEAFRLTTAGVRPDTQIHTHMCYAEFGDILAAIDDLDADVISLEAARSHMQAAAELATAGYPREVGPGVYDIHSPRVPGVAEATALLRKGLDAIPAERLWVNPDCGLKTRGWPEVRAALQNLVAAAHEVRASVPDPAS, encoded by the coding sequence GTGACCAGCACGTCCGCGGCCGCGGCCGCACGCGCCACCGTGCACGGCTACCCCCGCCAGGGGCCGAACCGTGAACTGAAGAAGGCCATCGAGGGCTACTGGCAGGGCGGGGTCGGCGCCGACGCCCTGCGCGCCACCGCCGCCGAACTGCGCCGCGACACCTGGCGGCAGCTCGTCGGGGCCGGCGTCCACGAGGTGCCGACCGGCGACTTCTCGTACTACGACCACGTCCTGGACACCAGCGTGATGGTCGGCGCCGTCCCGGCCCGACACCGCGACGCGGTGGCCGCCGACCCCCTCGACGGGTACTTCGCGATGGCCCGCGGCACCCAGGACGTGGCGCCGCTGGAGATGACCAAGTGGTTCGACACCAACTACCACTACCTGGTGCCGGAGTTGGGACCCGATACGGTCTTCGCCGCGGACTCCGCCCAGCAGGTCGGTGAGCTGGCCGAGGCGCTCGCGCTCGGTGCGGCCGCCCGCCCGGTCCTCGTCGGGCCGGTCACCTACCTGCTGCTGGCCAAGCCGGCGCCCGGTGTCGCGGCCGGCTTCGATCCGCTGACGCTGCTCGACCGGCTGCTGCCCGTCTACGCCGAGGTGCTCGCCGACCTCCGGGCGGCCGGCGCCGACTGGGTGCAGCTGGACGAACCGGCCCTGGTGCAGGACCGCTCCCCCGCCGTCCTGAACGCCGCCGCCCGCGCCTACCGCGACCTCGGCACGCTCCCGGACCGCCCCCGGCTGCTGGTCGCCTCGTACTTCGACCGGCTGGGCGAGGCGCTGCCGGTGCTGGCCAAGGCCCCCGTCGAGGGGCTGGCGCTGGACTTCACCGGTGCCGCGGCCGGCAATCTGGGGGATCTGGCGGCGGTCGGCGGGCTGCCCGGCAAGCGGCTGGTGGCCGGTGTCGTGGACGGCCGCAATGTCTGGATCAACGACCACGAGAAGTCGCTGGCCACCCTGGGGACGCTCCTCGGCCTGGCCGACCGGGTCGATGTGGCGTCGTCCTGCTCGCTGCTGCACGTCCCGCTGGACGCCGCCGCCGAGCGCGACATCGACCCGCAGATCGCCCGCTGGCTGGCCTTCGCCCGGCAGAAGACCGCGGAGATCGTGACCCTGGCGCGCGGGCTGGCGCAGGGCACCGGCGCCATCGCGGCCGAACTCGTCGCCAACCGCGCCGACCTGGCGTCCCGGGCCGGTTCGGCGCTCACCCACGACCCGGCGGTGCGCGCCCGCGCCGCGGCCGTCACCGACGCCGACGGCCGCCGCTCGCAGCCGTACGCCGAGCGGGCCGCGGCCCAGCGCGCGCACCTCGGGCTGCCGCTGCTGCCGACCACCACCATCGGCTCGTTCCCGCAGACCGCCGAACTGCGCACCGCCCGCGCCGACCTGCGGGCCGGGCGGATCGACGCCGCGGGGTACGAGGAGCGCATCGCGGCCGAGATCCGGGAGGTGCTGGCCTTCCAGGAGAAGGCCGGTATCGATGTGCTGGTGCACGGCGAGCCGGAACGCAACGACATGGTCCAGTACTTCGCCGAGCGGCTCACCGGCTACCTCGCCACCCGGCACGGCTGGGTCCAGTCGTACGGCACCCGCTATGTCCGCCCGCCGGTCCTGGCCGGGGACGTCTCCCGCCCCGAGCCGATGACGGTCCGCTGGACGACGTACGCCCAGTCGCTCACCGACCGGCCGGTCAAGGGCATGCTCACCGGCCCGGTCACCATGCTCGCCTGGTCCTTCGTCCGCGACGACCAGCCGCGGGCCGAGACCGCGCGGCAGGTGGCGCTCGCCCTGCGCGACGAGGTCGACGACCTGGAGGCGGCCGGGAGTTCGGTGATCCAGGTCGACGAGCCGGCGCTGCGCGAGACGCTGCCGCTGCGGACCGCGGCGCGGGCGGCGTACCTGGCCTGGGCCACCGAGGCGTTCCGCCTGACGACCGCCGGGGTCCGCCCGGACACCCAGATCCACACACACATGTGCTACGCGGAGTTCGGCGACATCCTGGCGGCCATCGACGACCTCGACGCCGATGTCATCAGCCTGGAGGCGGCCCGCTCCCACATGCAGGCGGCCGCGGAGCTCGCCACGGCCGGCTACCCGCGCGAGGTGGGGCCCGGCGTGTACGACATCCACTCGCCGCGCGTACCGGGCGTGGCGGAGGCAACCGCCCTGCTGCGCAAGGGCCTTGACGCCATTCCGGCCGAGCGGCTGTGGGTCAACCCGGACTGCGGCCTGAAGACCCGCGGCTGGCCGGAGGTACGGGCCGCCCTGCAGAACCTGGTCGCCGCGGCCCACGAGGTCCGCGCGAGCGTGCCGGACCCGGCTTCCTGA
- a CDS encoding phosphocholine-specific phospholipase C, translating into MPELNRRRFLQIAGATAGVSALSSSIARAAAIPAKRRSGSIKDIEHVVVLMQENRSFDHYFGSMKGVRGFGDPRPLILDNGKSVWHQPDGSSEVLPYHPDAENLGMQFIEGLDHEWAGGHKARNDGKYDNWIAAKTSGTMAHLTRKDIPFHYALADAFTICDSYHCSFLGATDPNRYYMYTGHVGNDGKGGGPVLGNEEAGYSWTTYPERLEKAGISWKFYQDIGDGLDADGKWGWIEDAYRGNYGDNSLLFFNQYRDAKPGDPLYDKARTGTNAKKGDGYFDRLRADVKADKLPQVSWVAAPEAFSEHPNWPANYGAWYVSQVLDALTSNPEVWSKTALLVTYDENDGYFDHVLPPFPPASADQGKSTVDTSLDYFGGNAKYAAGPYGLGQRVPMIVVSPWSTGGYVCSEVFDHTSIIRFIERRFGVHEPNISPWRRAICGDLTSAFDFSLENTKPAALPATDGFRPPDNERHDSYVPKPPANPVLPKQEAGSRPSRPLPYAPLVDGAATPSSGRYTLTFSGGDKAGVCFTVTGGNRTDGPWTYTTEAGKKISDTWNTQYSKGTYDLTVYGPNGFLRSFKGDGKKAGPEVTARHDARTGRIALTLTNHGSTDCHLTVTHAYGGASETYPVRAGATVTRQIDLRASKRWYDLSVVSDTDRTFLRRFAGHVENGEPGVSDPALITG; encoded by the coding sequence ATGCCTGAACTGAATCGGCGGCGTTTCCTCCAGATCGCCGGTGCCACCGCGGGTGTCTCGGCCCTGTCGAGCAGCATCGCCCGTGCCGCGGCCATCCCCGCCAAGCGACGCTCCGGCTCCATCAAGGACATCGAGCATGTGGTCGTCCTGATGCAGGAGAACCGTTCCTTCGATCACTACTTCGGCTCGATGAAGGGCGTCCGCGGCTTCGGCGACCCGCGCCCGCTCATCCTGGACAACGGGAAGTCCGTCTGGCACCAGCCCGACGGCTCCTCGGAGGTCCTGCCCTACCACCCGGACGCCGAGAACCTCGGTATGCAGTTCATCGAGGGCCTCGACCACGAGTGGGCGGGCGGTCACAAGGCCCGCAACGACGGCAAGTACGACAACTGGATAGCCGCCAAGACCTCCGGGACGATGGCGCACCTGACGCGCAAGGACATTCCGTTCCACTACGCGCTCGCCGACGCGTTCACCATCTGCGACTCGTACCACTGCTCGTTCCTCGGGGCCACCGACCCCAACCGCTACTACATGTACACGGGGCACGTCGGCAACGACGGTAAGGGCGGCGGCCCCGTCCTCGGCAACGAGGAGGCGGGCTACAGCTGGACGACGTACCCGGAGCGGCTGGAGAAGGCCGGGATCTCCTGGAAGTTCTACCAGGACATCGGCGACGGTCTGGACGCGGACGGCAAGTGGGGCTGGATCGAGGACGCCTACCGCGGCAACTACGGCGACAACTCGCTGCTCTTCTTCAACCAGTACCGCGACGCCAAGCCCGGCGACCCGCTCTACGACAAGGCCCGCACCGGCACTAACGCCAAGAAGGGCGACGGCTACTTCGACCGGCTCAGGGCCGACGTGAAGGCCGACAAGCTCCCGCAGGTCTCCTGGGTGGCCGCCCCCGAGGCGTTCTCCGAGCACCCCAACTGGCCCGCGAACTACGGCGCCTGGTACGTCTCCCAGGTGCTGGACGCGCTCACCTCCAACCCCGAGGTGTGGAGCAAGACCGCCCTGCTCGTCACCTACGACGAGAACGACGGCTACTTCGACCACGTCCTGCCGCCCTTCCCGCCGGCCTCCGCCGACCAGGGCAAGTCGACCGTGGACACCTCGCTCGACTACTTCGGCGGCAACGCCAAGTACGCCGCCGGCCCCTACGGCCTCGGCCAGCGCGTCCCGATGATCGTGGTCTCCCCCTGGAGCACCGGCGGCTACGTCTGCTCCGAGGTCTTCGACCACACCTCCATCATCCGCTTCATCGAGCGCCGCTTCGGGGTGCACGAGCCCAACATCTCGCCGTGGCGCCGGGCCATCTGCGGCGACCTGACCTCGGCCTTCGACTTCAGTCTGGAGAACACCAAGCCGGCCGCGCTCCCGGCCACCGACGGCTTCCGGCCGCCGGACAACGAGCGGCACGACAGCTATGTGCCCAAGCCGCCGGCCAACCCCGTCCTGCCCAAGCAGGAGGCGGGCTCCCGGCCGTCCCGTCCGCTGCCGTACGCGCCGCTCGTCGACGGTGCCGCCACCCCCTCCAGCGGGCGCTACACCCTCACCTTCAGCGGCGGCGACAAGGCCGGCGTCTGCTTCACCGTCACCGGCGGCAACCGCACCGACGGCCCCTGGACGTACACCACGGAGGCCGGCAAGAAGATCTCCGACACCTGGAACACCCAGTACTCCAAGGGCACTTACGACCTGACGGTGTACGGCCCGAACGGCTTCCTGCGCTCCTTCAAGGGCGACGGCAAGAAGGCCGGACCCGAGGTGACCGCCCGCCACGACGCGCGGACCGGCCGCATCGCGCTCACCCTGACCAACCACGGCAGCACCGACTGCCACCTCACCGTCACCCACGCCTACGGCGGGGCGAGCGAGACCTACCCCGTCCGTGCCGGCGCCACCGTCACCCGGCAGATCGACCTGCGCGCCAGCAAGCGCTGGTACGACCTGTCGGTGGTCTCCGACACCGACCGCACCTTCCTGCGCCGGTTCGCCGGCCATGTGGAGAACGGTGAGCCGGGTGTGAGCGACCCGGCGCTCATCACGGGCTGA
- a CDS encoding serine hydrolase domain-containing protein, with protein MGPATVHGRCAPGFAGVREAFERNFREHGDIGAAVAVTLDGETVVDLWGGHADAAGTRAWERDTLVNVYSTSKGMTALCAHLLVDRGELDLDAPVARYWPEFGQAGKRDIPVRWLLSHRAGLIAPREPLPAGCAYDWDGVCASLAAAAPWWEPGTAQGYHAVTFGYLVGEVVRRITGQSLGTFLRGEITGPLGAGVFIGTPAEEHARCADMVGQLDEARLAAQFPGGVPRPPFRALSDHPLAVVMLALTSIPTGDVNSAAYRSAEIPAGNAHAGARGLATVYGALAGGRLVGPATLEAMRRSQSLPGERDLTMDALAPAGREHRWGLGYMLNHQGQAGPNPGAFGHGGAGGSFAFADPENRLSFAYTMNKYGGGTTGDDPRSRGLVRAVYRALEGTRG; from the coding sequence ATGGGACCAGCCACCGTCCACGGCCGCTGCGCACCGGGCTTCGCCGGCGTACGGGAAGCGTTCGAGCGGAACTTCCGCGAGCACGGCGACATCGGCGCGGCGGTGGCGGTGACCCTGGACGGCGAGACGGTGGTCGACCTGTGGGGCGGCCATGCGGACGCCGCCGGGACCCGCGCCTGGGAGCGCGACACCCTCGTCAACGTCTATTCGACGTCCAAGGGGATGACCGCACTGTGCGCGCATCTCCTCGTGGACCGCGGCGAGTTGGACCTCGACGCGCCGGTGGCGCGGTACTGGCCCGAGTTCGGGCAGGCCGGCAAGCGGGACATACCCGTGCGCTGGCTGCTCAGCCACCGCGCCGGCCTGATCGCGCCCCGTGAGCCGCTCCCCGCCGGGTGCGCCTACGACTGGGACGGGGTGTGCGCGTCCCTGGCGGCGGCCGCGCCGTGGTGGGAGCCGGGCACCGCGCAGGGCTACCACGCGGTGACGTTCGGCTACCTGGTGGGCGAGGTGGTACGGCGGATCACCGGGCAGTCCCTCGGCACGTTCCTGCGCGGCGAGATCACCGGGCCGCTGGGCGCCGGGGTGTTCATCGGCACCCCCGCCGAGGAGCACGCCCGCTGCGCGGACATGGTCGGGCAGCTGGACGAGGCGCGGCTCGCGGCGCAGTTCCCCGGCGGCGTGCCCCGGCCGCCGTTCCGTGCGCTGTCCGACCATCCGCTGGCCGTGGTGATGCTGGCGCTGACGTCCATCCCCACCGGCGATGTCAACAGCGCCGCCTACCGGTCGGCGGAGATCCCGGCGGGCAACGCCCACGCCGGCGCCCGCGGGCTGGCGACCGTGTACGGCGCGCTGGCGGGCGGCCGGCTCGTCGGGCCCGCCACCCTGGAGGCGATGCGCCGGTCGCAGAGCCTGCCGGGCGAGCGCGATCTGACCATGGACGCGCTCGCCCCGGCGGGCCGCGAACACCGCTGGGGCCTGGGCTACATGCTCAACCACCAGGGCCAGGCGGGCCCGAATCCGGGGGCGTTCGGGCACGGGGGCGCGGGCGGCTCGTTCGCCTTCGCCGATCCGGAGAACCGGCTGTCGTTCGCGTACACCATGAACAAGTACGGCGGGGGCACGACGGGCGACGATCCGCGCAGCCGCGGCCTGGTCCGGGCGGTGTACCGGGCCCTGGAGGGGACCCGGGGGTGA
- a CDS encoding ATP-binding protein: MTLPSDRHYTVELHASAERVPQIRRILAAHLRYWDLELHIPPVCRGVAELLTNVHRHIGPDAKCVVELRWSGRHLTASVADEGPRLPKLRSAAGGGLATVAALSDSWGTCGTPDGKVIWFTRRVEATRRTRLTSRTPLRSVPDAKGQPAVPPAVPAEPLAEPVPEAAAATAAAAAPAPSSTDALV, encoded by the coding sequence ATGACACTTCCCAGCGACCGGCACTACACGGTCGAACTGCATGCTTCGGCGGAGCGTGTGCCGCAGATCCGGCGAATCCTCGCCGCGCACCTGCGGTACTGGGATCTCGAACTGCATATCCCGCCCGTGTGCCGGGGAGTGGCGGAACTCCTGACCAACGTCCACCGCCATATCGGCCCGGACGCCAAGTGCGTCGTCGAACTCCGCTGGAGCGGCCGCCACCTCACCGCGTCCGTCGCCGACGAGGGCCCGCGACTGCCGAAGCTGCGCTCCGCCGCCGGTGGCGGGCTCGCCACGGTGGCGGCACTGAGCGACAGTTGGGGCACCTGCGGCACGCCGGACGGCAAGGTCATCTGGTTCACCCGCCGGGTCGAGGCGACCCGCAGGACCCGGCTGACCAGCCGCACCCCGCTGCGCAGCGTGCCCGACGCGAAGGGCCAGCCGGCGGTGCCTCCGGCGGTTCCGGCCGAGCCGCTCGCCGAGCCCGTCCCCGAAGCCGCCGCTGCCACCGCGGCCGCGGCCGCCCCGGCGCCGTCCTCCACGGACGCGCTGGTCTGA
- a CDS encoding molybdopterin-dependent oxidoreductase, with translation MSAPHASLPSPASSHPPPASRPVWRSPLRGPRLTALLGVVLLAGITLLFVTGLLSYAAYNPDLGGGVNDKTPGKGLLGFYLFSWPTGPSWLYRLTQGLHVTLGIALVPVLLAKLWSVIPKLFTLPPARSVGHALERLSLLLLVGGALFEFVTGILNIQLEYLFPGSFYPLHFYGAWVFIGAFAAHVVLRMPRTVRALRERTDPAAAADDTGLVAARPDPPTMTRRGALGLVGAGSLLLFATTAGQSLGGWWRRTALLAPHGGREPGGGPNGFQINKTAAAVGVTARETGDAWRLTVEGGGRRVRIGRAELLALPQHSAALPIACVEGWSTGDQEWSGVRLRDLAALVGLGDRPPGVLVESLQLHGAFRRAALRDNQVRDPRSLLALRVGGAELSPDHGYPARIIVPAAPGVLQTKWVARLTFGEW, from the coding sequence ATGAGTGCCCCACACGCCTCCCTCCCCTCGCCCGCCTCGTCTCACCCGCCCCCGGCGTCACGGCCCGTCTGGCGCAGCCCGCTGCGCGGTCCGCGGCTGACCGCGCTGCTCGGCGTCGTCCTGCTGGCCGGGATCACGCTGCTGTTCGTCACCGGTCTGCTGTCGTACGCCGCGTACAACCCGGATCTGGGCGGCGGGGTCAACGACAAGACGCCCGGCAAGGGCCTGCTGGGCTTCTACCTCTTCAGCTGGCCGACCGGCCCCTCCTGGCTCTACCGGCTCACCCAGGGACTGCACGTCACCCTCGGGATCGCGCTGGTGCCGGTCCTGCTGGCGAAGCTGTGGTCGGTGATCCCGAAGCTCTTCACCCTGCCGCCGGCCCGGTCCGTGGGCCATGCGCTGGAGCGGCTCTCACTGCTGTTGCTGGTGGGCGGAGCGCTCTTCGAGTTCGTCACCGGCATCCTCAACATCCAGCTGGAGTACCTCTTCCCCGGGTCGTTCTATCCGCTGCACTTCTACGGCGCGTGGGTGTTCATCGGGGCGTTCGCCGCTCATGTGGTGCTGCGCATGCCGCGGACCGTACGGGCGCTGCGCGAGCGCACCGACCCGGCCGCGGCGGCCGACGACACCGGGCTGGTGGCGGCCCGGCCGGACCCGCCGACCATGACCAGGCGGGGAGCGCTGGGGCTGGTCGGTGCCGGTTCGCTGCTGCTGTTCGCCACGACCGCCGGGCAGAGCCTGGGCGGTTGGTGGCGGCGCACGGCCCTGCTGGCGCCGCACGGCGGCCGGGAGCCGGGCGGCGGACCGAACGGCTTCCAGATCAACAAGACCGCCGCGGCCGTCGGCGTCACCGCCCGGGAGACGGGCGACGCCTGGCGGTTGACGGTCGAGGGCGGCGGACGGCGGGTGCGGATCGGCCGGGCCGAACTGCTCGCGCTGCCCCAGCACTCGGCGGCGCTGCCGATCGCGTGTGTCGAGGGCTGGTCGACGGGCGACCAGGAGTGGAGCGGGGTGCGGCTGCGGGACCTCGCCGCGCTGGTGGGGCTCGGCGACCGACCCCCGGGTGTGCTGGTGGAGTCGCTCCAGCTGCACGGCGCGTTCCGCCGGGCCGCGCTGCGCGACAACCAGGTGCGCGATCCGCGCTCGCTGCTCGCGCTGCGGGTGGGCGGCGCCGAGCTGTCCCCCGACCACGGCTATCCGGCGCGGATCATCGTGCCGGCGGCGCCCGGGGTGCTCCAGACCAAGTGGGTGGCACGGCTGACGTTCGGGGAGTGGTGA